One region of Mycolicibacterium insubricum genomic DNA includes:
- a CDS encoding MCE family protein: MIARKEAENPGRTPRLWRRITERRTAGTVAESTGHRRPRALEDRNTAVIGAVALAALAAVIVASTAVNSLHLGKRTYTAEFLQVASLRPGDQVNVAGVPVGIVSATKLAVDRVLVTMKLDSNLRLGTDTKAAIKLTTVLGARYVELRPRGADPLPGNRISLTHTTVPYDLQKLLSDSTTTFEDVDAQRFATSMRTLSGQLTGVPAVLPDALANVENLSAIIAERRGQISDLLRNTARVSTILGGQRDDLAALVEQGHELTGEIIGRRAAVERLLAAATTLITTVEDVVHGNGDDIDQLLSDLAQVTAMLGDHDDLLRNLFQIMPVAMRNAANATGTGPFLDFMLPGGLMVDSWMCAISGRAEQWKWPERYQYFKDCE, from the coding sequence ATGATCGCTCGCAAGGAAGCCGAAAACCCGGGACGAACACCACGGTTGTGGCGGCGCATCACCGAGCGCCGCACCGCCGGGACCGTCGCGGAGTCCACCGGGCACCGGCGGCCCCGCGCACTGGAGGACCGCAACACCGCGGTGATCGGCGCCGTCGCGCTGGCGGCGCTGGCCGCGGTGATCGTCGCGAGCACCGCGGTGAACTCCCTGCACCTGGGCAAGCGCACCTACACCGCAGAGTTCCTTCAGGTCGCCAGCCTGCGGCCCGGTGACCAGGTGAACGTCGCCGGTGTCCCGGTCGGCATCGTCAGCGCCACGAAGCTGGCCGTCGACCGCGTCCTGGTGACCATGAAGCTCGACAGCAACCTTCGTCTGGGCACCGACACCAAGGCCGCCATCAAGCTGACCACCGTGCTCGGCGCCCGCTACGTCGAGTTGCGCCCCCGGGGCGCCGATCCGCTCCCGGGAAACCGGATCTCGCTGACCCACACCACGGTTCCCTACGACCTGCAGAAGCTGCTGTCGGATTCGACGACGACCTTCGAAGACGTCGACGCACAACGCTTCGCCACGTCGATGCGGACCCTGTCCGGACAACTCACCGGAGTGCCCGCCGTGCTGCCCGACGCGCTGGCCAACGTCGAGAACCTGTCGGCGATCATCGCCGAGCGGCGCGGGCAGATCTCGGATCTGCTCCGCAACACCGCCCGCGTGTCCACCATCCTGGGCGGCCAGCGTGATGATCTGGCCGCCCTGGTCGAACAGGGCCACGAACTCACCGGCGAGATCATCGGACGCCGCGCCGCCGTCGAGCGACTGCTTGCCGCCGCCACCACCTTGATCACCACCGTCGAGGACGTCGTCCACGGCAACGGTGACGACATCGACCAGCTGCTGAGTGATCTGGCGCAGGTGACCGCGATGCTCGGCGACCACGACGACCTGCTGCGCAATTTGTTCCAGATCATGCCGGTGGCCATGCGCAATGCCGCCAACGCGACCGGAACGGGGCCGTTCCTGGACTTCATGCTGCCCGGTGGACTGATGGTGGACTCCTGGATGTGCGCCATCAGCGGCCGTGCCGAGCAGTGGAAGTGGCCCGAACGCTACCAGTACTTCAAGGACTGCGAATGA
- a CDS encoding MlaD family protein → MATLAVGCSAGVEELPLPAPGLSGPTYVLEAEFTNALNLPDRAKVRVGGADVGEVVGMSAKDYTAVVQMRILDGIRLPKGTTAELRSATPLGDVFVSLKPPATPAGDARTLGAGDRIPQQSTTAAATIEQVLATTSLIVNGGVIRNLTRVLNGVGGALGTQGKGLTSLIHESRALVSMMANRSDEIRTMLDQTARLADELNARRDTINDVLDSATPALLTLADNTSAIVGLVNQLGAVTTQLQKFPAIAGTDTRSWIRDLNTLSNAFNETSTDPRVTMANFLRFLPAALKLFGSNAAAADVDLQQVAIGHIPDMNHYADPGFTGPKWANWDNMVGSVRFVLTQLGDRVWGPERGRIWGPPK, encoded by the coding sequence GTGGCCACGCTCGCGGTGGGCTGCTCGGCCGGGGTGGAGGAGCTGCCGCTGCCCGCCCCCGGGCTCAGCGGGCCGACCTATGTGCTCGAGGCGGAGTTCACCAACGCCCTCAATCTCCCCGACCGGGCGAAGGTCCGCGTCGGCGGCGCCGACGTCGGCGAAGTCGTCGGGATGAGCGCCAAGGACTACACCGCCGTCGTGCAGATGCGGATCCTCGACGGTATCCGGCTGCCCAAGGGCACCACCGCCGAACTACGTTCGGCGACCCCGCTCGGCGACGTGTTCGTGTCCCTGAAACCGCCGGCGACACCGGCCGGCGACGCACGCACGCTCGGCGCCGGCGACCGGATCCCGCAGCAATCCACCACCGCCGCGGCGACCATCGAGCAGGTGCTGGCCACCACCTCCCTCATCGTCAACGGCGGCGTCATCCGGAACCTGACCCGGGTGCTCAACGGTGTCGGCGGGGCACTCGGCACCCAGGGCAAAGGACTCACCAGCCTGATCCACGAGTCCCGCGCCCTGGTGTCCATGATGGCCAACCGCTCCGACGAGATCCGCACCATGCTCGACCAGACCGCCCGGCTCGCCGACGAACTCAACGCCCGTCGGGACACCATCAACGACGTCCTGGACTCCGCAACGCCCGCACTGCTGACCCTGGCGGACAACACGTCGGCGATCGTGGGTCTGGTCAACCAGCTCGGTGCGGTGACCACCCAACTGCAGAAGTTCCCGGCGATCGCCGGCACCGACACCCGCAGCTGGATCCGCGACCTGAACACCCTGTCCAACGCGTTCAACGAGACCTCCACCGACCCCCGGGTGACCATGGCTAACTTCCTGCGGTTCCTGCCAGCCGCACTGAAACTGTTCGGCAGCAACGCCGCGGCCGCCGACGTCGACCTGCAGCAGGTCGCGATCGGGCACATCCCCGACATGAACCACTACGCCGATCCCGGATTCACCGGACCCAAATGGGCCAACTGGGACAACATGGTCGGCTCGGTCCGGTTCGTGCTGACCCAGCTCGGCGACCGGGTGTGGGGACCCGAGCGCGGCAGAATCTGGGGGCCGCCGAAGTGA
- a CDS encoding carotenoid oxygenase family protein, which yields MTSVGNNPIQTYTPLYEEYDYTIDESAGELPAVLRGTVYRNGPGKMEAGGARLGHIFDGDGMLTMYSFSDGKVHFRNRFVQTKHYQRSIVSDGAPFRALGTMRAGGLLKNALRFPANVANTAVIMNAGKLLALWEGGRPTELDPDTLRTKGEYDYDGELKWLGAFSAHPKWDWETGEMFNFGMAMAPVPKLICYRTDRAGKLHRLGQVRLPGPMFNHDVGLTKRYMVFVIPPLVFPYKKFFGAAFGLLNYIDAIEYDASMGTMIALVPRDGGKPRILHTDPMLHLHFSNAYDDENGDVVVEVMNYHATWEQLNSQLAGIDTLMETSTMPFGGLPTRLRITEGGTVTIDEYSGTHGEFPTINVSKMAKPNRYFYMSAAGDGSLYPNALAKIDNVTGKETEFRFAEGELPHEAVFAARPDATEEDDGWLIAPVLDAVNNIAKVTVFDARDIEAGPVYTGQLRHHLPLSFHGCYTPRVARPHGPATR from the coding sequence ATGACGAGCGTCGGCAACAATCCCATTCAGACCTACACCCCACTGTACGAGGAGTACGACTACACAATCGACGAGTCCGCCGGCGAGCTGCCGGCGGTGCTGCGCGGGACGGTGTACCGAAACGGCCCCGGCAAAATGGAGGCCGGCGGAGCACGCCTGGGCCACATCTTCGACGGCGACGGCATGCTGACCATGTACTCGTTCTCCGACGGAAAGGTGCACTTCCGCAACAGGTTTGTGCAGACCAAGCACTACCAGCGGTCGATCGTCTCCGATGGGGCTCCGTTCCGAGCTCTGGGCACCATGCGCGCGGGCGGATTGCTGAAGAATGCGCTGCGATTCCCTGCCAACGTTGCCAACACCGCGGTGATCATGAACGCCGGGAAACTGCTGGCCCTGTGGGAAGGTGGCCGGCCCACCGAGCTGGATCCGGACACACTGCGCACCAAGGGCGAGTACGACTACGACGGTGAACTCAAGTGGCTGGGTGCGTTCTCCGCACATCCGAAGTGGGACTGGGAAACCGGCGAGATGTTCAACTTCGGGATGGCGATGGCGCCGGTGCCGAAGCTGATCTGCTACCGGACAGACCGGGCCGGTAAATTGCACCGACTAGGCCAGGTGCGCCTGCCCGGACCGATGTTCAACCACGATGTGGGCCTGACCAAGCGGTACATGGTGTTCGTGATCCCGCCGCTGGTGTTCCCGTACAAGAAGTTCTTCGGCGCAGCGTTCGGGTTGCTCAACTATATCGACGCCATCGAGTACGACGCGTCGATGGGCACCATGATCGCGCTGGTGCCGCGTGATGGCGGCAAACCCCGCATCTTGCACACCGATCCGATGCTGCACCTGCACTTCTCCAATGCCTACGACGACGAGAACGGCGACGTGGTGGTGGAGGTGATGAACTACCACGCCACCTGGGAGCAGCTCAACAGCCAGCTGGCCGGTATCGATACCCTGATGGAGACCTCGACCATGCCCTTCGGTGGGCTGCCCACCCGGCTGCGCATTACCGAGGGCGGCACGGTGACCATCGACGAATACTCCGGTACGCACGGGGAGTTCCCGACCATCAACGTGTCGAAGATGGCCAAGCCGAACCGCTACTTCTACATGTCGGCGGCCGGCGATGGCAGCCTGTATCCCAATGCGCTGGCGAAGATCGACAACGTGACGGGCAAGGAGACCGAGTTCCGCTTCGCCGAGGGGGAACTCCCGCACGAGGCGGTCTTTGCCGCCCGGCCGGACGCCACCGAGGAGGACGACGGCTGGCTGATCGCGCCGGTGCTCGACGCGGTCAACAACATCGCCAAGGTAACCGTGTTCGACGCCAGGGACATCGAGGCCGGGCCGGTCTATACCGGGCAGTTGCGCCACCATCTGCCGTTGAGCTTCCACGGGTGCTACACCCCGCGGGTCGCCCGACCGCACGGGCCGGCTACCCGGTAA
- a CDS encoding MlaD family protein, with the protein MSIRNAFDPVAAVAIRAVQFVTRHKLILSVVGQVLLVVVGVTYLAFGALRINPFDRQITVRVDLAESGGLLPGQDVTVRGIPVGRVTAVDVTANGVMVTAMIDSKTRIPLADTAVRVSGLSPAGEQYLDFAPQHTDGPYLADGTVIDRSHTEVPVPLWRLLTNVDGVLAQADPEQIRSVIDELGVGEQGPEKLRDLFNGTQVLLNTLDGVLPQTMTLLRSSRPVFKIFDDSQHGMQVMSHNLAGTLSALGNKDEGVRTLLAKTPDLLKSVDQVIDNNSDTMVQLLGDLATVSQLSRVRVPALDRMFNDDRQPLLDGIRSLMHDGAIWAIADIYPRPLCDYPHQRDVPFIPNYPEPYLYTYCQNQDPNLLVRGARNAPRPPGDDTATPPEGLDPLRRSDPTPITDHTIKTPYGGPILPPESQPQRQGGQW; encoded by the coding sequence GTGAGCATCCGCAACGCGTTCGATCCGGTGGCCGCCGTCGCCATCCGGGCGGTGCAGTTCGTCACCAGGCACAAGCTGATCCTGTCGGTCGTCGGGCAAGTCCTCCTCGTGGTGGTCGGCGTCACCTACCTGGCCTTCGGCGCGTTGCGGATCAACCCGTTCGATCGGCAGATCACCGTCCGGGTGGACCTCGCCGAGTCCGGCGGGCTGCTACCCGGCCAAGACGTCACCGTACGAGGGATCCCGGTCGGCCGGGTCACCGCGGTCGACGTCACCGCAAACGGGGTCATGGTCACCGCCATGATCGACAGCAAGACCCGTATCCCGTTGGCCGACACCGCTGTCCGGGTGTCGGGCCTCTCCCCTGCCGGCGAGCAGTATCTGGACTTCGCCCCGCAGCACACCGACGGCCCGTACCTGGCCGACGGTACGGTCATCGATCGCAGCCACACCGAGGTCCCGGTACCGCTGTGGCGCCTGCTGACCAATGTCGACGGTGTGCTGGCCCAGGCCGACCCTGAGCAGATCCGTTCGGTGATCGACGAACTCGGGGTCGGCGAGCAGGGGCCGGAGAAACTCCGGGACCTGTTCAACGGCACGCAGGTGCTGCTCAACACCCTCGACGGCGTCCTGCCGCAGACCATGACCCTGCTGCGCAGCAGCCGGCCGGTGTTCAAGATCTTCGACGACTCCCAGCACGGCATGCAGGTCATGTCGCACAACCTCGCCGGGACGCTGAGCGCCCTGGGCAACAAGGACGAAGGCGTCCGGACGTTGCTCGCCAAGACGCCCGATCTGCTCAAGTCGGTGGATCAGGTGATCGACAACAACTCCGACACCATGGTGCAGTTGCTCGGCGATCTGGCGACCGTCTCCCAACTGTCCCGGGTACGGGTTCCGGCACTGGACCGCATGTTCAACGACGACCGCCAGCCGCTGCTCGACGGTATCCGCTCGCTGATGCACGACGGCGCGATCTGGGCGATCGCCGACATCTATCCTCGGCCGCTGTGCGACTACCCGCACCAGCGCGACGTGCCGTTCATCCCGAACTATCCCGAGCCCTACCTGTACACCTACTGCCAGAACCAGGATCCGAACCTGCTGGTCCGCGGTGCCCGCAACGCGCCCCGGCCACCCGGAGACGACACCGCCACACCCCCGGAAGGCCTGGATCCGCTGCGTCGCTCAGATCCGACACCGATCACCGATCACACCATCAAAACGCCCTACGGCGGGCCGATTCTGCCGCCGGAGTCCCAGCCGCAGCGCCAGGGCGGACAGTGGTGA
- a CDS encoding MCE family protein, which produces MTRRTAILAVVMTAVAMAVTGAYVLRPGAAAPLRFTAQFDNAIGLYVGNDVSVLGMPVGRVTSIENRGNHVAVGIEVDPGNDIPATVSAVTVGTSILTDRHIELTPAYSGGPVLDQGAVLGPEKTRTPIEFDRVLKMVDKLGSAMGGDGTGQGPLADLMTATHDITSTSGPDIKRALAGLSEALRTGADGGAATKQNLDAIITNLSTLTDGAARNETQIREFGSYIRQLTDLLASENIGQGATGRRLNNLLGRLNDILGTNGDNLRNSISSSARLSRALVDYRRELAEVFDVAPLAIDNAAGAIDMENGMLRVGAHFDNVFFDSSMTKEVCNILGLRQLGCRTGSIRDLGPDFGITSVLDGLTKLGDR; this is translated from the coding sequence TTGACACGAAGAACCGCGATCCTGGCGGTGGTGATGACCGCGGTGGCGATGGCCGTCACGGGTGCCTACGTGCTGCGTCCGGGTGCGGCGGCTCCGCTGCGGTTCACCGCGCAGTTCGACAACGCCATCGGCCTGTACGTCGGCAACGACGTCTCGGTGCTGGGCATGCCGGTCGGCCGGGTGACCTCGATCGAGAACCGCGGCAACCACGTCGCGGTCGGAATCGAGGTCGATCCGGGCAACGACATCCCGGCCACGGTCTCCGCGGTCACCGTCGGAACCTCCATCCTCACCGACCGGCACATCGAACTCACCCCCGCCTATTCCGGCGGCCCGGTACTGGATCAGGGCGCCGTGCTGGGGCCGGAGAAGACCAGAACACCCATCGAGTTCGACCGGGTGCTCAAGATGGTGGACAAGCTCGGCAGCGCAATGGGCGGCGACGGCACCGGCCAGGGACCGCTGGCCGATCTGATGACCGCGACCCACGACATCACCTCCACCAGCGGGCCCGACATCAAGCGGGCGCTCGCCGGGCTGTCGGAGGCGCTGCGCACCGGAGCCGACGGCGGCGCCGCGACCAAGCAGAACCTCGACGCCATCATCACCAACCTGTCCACGCTGACCGACGGTGCGGCCCGCAACGAGACCCAGATCCGTGAATTCGGCTCCTACATCCGGCAACTCACCGATCTGCTGGCATCCGAGAACATCGGCCAGGGCGCTACCGGACGGCGGCTCAACAACCTGCTGGGCCGGCTCAACGACATTCTGGGCACCAACGGCGACAACCTGCGCAACAGCATCTCCAGCAGCGCCCGGCTCAGCCGCGCCCTCGTCGACTACCGCCGTGAGCTGGCCGAGGTGTTCGACGTGGCGCCACTGGCGATCGACAACGCCGCCGGGGCCATCGATATGGAGAACGGAATGCTGCGCGTCGGCGCCCATTTCGACAATGTGTTCTTCGACAGCTCGATGACCAAGGAGGTCTGCAACATCCTCGGTCTGCGTCAACTGGGGTGCCGCACCGGATCGATCCGGGATCTGGGGCCCGATTTCGGGATCACCAGCGTGCTCGACGGGCTGACGAAGTTGGGGGACCGATGA